One stretch of Amycolatopsis sp. NBC_00345 DNA includes these proteins:
- a CDS encoding discoidin domain-containing protein — protein MHGPDGLNRRQALRVLGAGGVAVFAAGLVTPMAAAAGSAPAGSTGSAGSAAGGPPDDVAATYLRVLLRHTRWAEAQFDAAKGIYPATDFTFAVVLGNAVLLTRDGYDASVTGVPRDVLHTHTVGTIRHFAASNLLTGGTEWGRRLFFDTTFQSYFQLAARLLWTDLDDATRANVTKIATGQAAYTTALGTGNDPMSGDWTPHGLSGGYVGDTKLEEMGVYAQSLAPGLAWAPGDPRAGAWRASFGAWSRNEGGLPAADLANPRLVDGIAVSANTATNLYDTFLVENHGSFGPHYQEELWRTSGRNAMHFLLSGQPLPEVLTAQPNGELLWRTMLLMTSDAGEPLMPMVNDREHLYGRDVIPLAFRAQVLGDRYAARAEADLAARLEPYQAYPPADRVTKFSGEPKYEPEARAEIAISYLLHEWRARHGGTVRPVSVAEFDAHAVGAADFGTGPGLLAHRSPAAWAATVTKPGFVKFAWQPHHDDWLFALSGATPMFLPSTALSVRERHTATWTKVRDGFDGSVGVLKFDTGYAGFATLPTGAAVYASTGVADGEGVVSVYNLDMPGMPGLDGGRTYRAAEGTVTVPVAKAPPAGGRVDNLVFPAVTARYVRMLGVQPDPAYGYSLWAFEVRDGAAGADLARAGTASASSAAPGKEAKFTTDGDAATRWAVSTADRPRADSWLAVDLGAPHAFDRVRLSWEAAAGRKYSVETSADGVTWAPAATYPKPALSTTGGWLDVDGRAGFVVTGAGRPITVSGDRVVLADGPVAPMLVECYPDPRGLADTARRARPASSAPSVRASVVDGHLVLLNLAGAAATAVVSLPQTGGTVALYRGEQVVTPRGSDLTVALAPAEGRIEPAWFTLRGTFGRAVPPRLRATVSHAAELKLTAPAGAPVLLTVEPAGEPARSVMVPGGRTVTVAARQTRPYPLDDLALGAVTFPAEPLPQGMSSPGAAVDDNPATAWRPGSDGRMVVDLGSVVTVAAAELAWAPGRIPAAAVEYSTDGRTYTTAATPGRDRGRTVSVPLKAQARYVAVRVTGSRTGDAGLTRLSVHG, from the coding sequence GTGCACGGACCGGATGGGCTGAACCGGCGGCAGGCCCTGCGCGTACTGGGCGCGGGCGGGGTGGCGGTGTTCGCCGCGGGCCTGGTGACACCGATGGCAGCGGCGGCCGGGAGCGCGCCCGCCGGAAGCACGGGAAGCGCCGGGAGCGCCGCGGGTGGTCCACCCGACGACGTCGCCGCGACGTACCTCCGGGTCCTGCTGCGGCACACCCGCTGGGCCGAGGCGCAGTTCGACGCCGCGAAGGGGATCTACCCGGCCACGGACTTCACCTTCGCCGTGGTGCTGGGCAACGCCGTGCTGCTGACCCGCGACGGCTACGACGCGTCGGTGACCGGTGTGCCGCGCGACGTGCTGCACACGCACACCGTCGGCACCATCCGGCACTTCGCGGCGTCCAACCTGCTCACCGGCGGCACCGAATGGGGCCGGCGGCTGTTCTTCGACACCACTTTCCAGTCCTACTTCCAGCTCGCCGCGCGTCTACTGTGGACGGACCTGGACGACGCGACCCGCGCGAACGTCACGAAGATCGCCACCGGCCAGGCCGCGTACACCACCGCGCTCGGCACGGGCAACGACCCGATGTCCGGTGACTGGACCCCGCACGGTTTGAGCGGCGGTTACGTCGGTGACACGAAGCTCGAGGAGATGGGCGTCTACGCCCAGTCGCTGGCGCCCGGGCTGGCGTGGGCGCCCGGCGACCCGCGCGCGGGCGCGTGGCGCGCCTCCTTCGGCGCCTGGAGCCGGAACGAGGGCGGCCTGCCCGCCGCGGACCTGGCCAATCCCCGGCTGGTCGACGGGATCGCCGTCTCCGCGAACACCGCGACCAACCTGTACGACACGTTCCTGGTGGAGAACCACGGCTCGTTCGGGCCGCACTACCAGGAAGAGCTGTGGCGGACCTCGGGCCGCAACGCGATGCACTTCCTGCTTTCCGGCCAGCCGCTGCCCGAAGTGCTCACCGCACAGCCGAACGGGGAACTGCTGTGGCGCACCATGTTGCTGATGACCAGCGACGCGGGCGAGCCGCTGATGCCGATGGTGAACGACCGTGAGCACCTCTACGGCCGGGACGTCATCCCGCTCGCCTTCCGCGCGCAGGTGCTCGGCGACCGGTACGCGGCGCGGGCCGAAGCGGACCTCGCCGCGCGGCTGGAGCCGTACCAGGCCTACCCGCCGGCCGACCGCGTCACGAAGTTCTCCGGCGAGCCGAAGTACGAGCCGGAGGCGCGCGCGGAGATCGCGATCAGCTACCTGCTGCACGAATGGCGCGCCCGTCACGGCGGGACGGTGCGGCCGGTGAGCGTGGCGGAGTTCGACGCGCACGCCGTGGGCGCCGCCGACTTCGGCACCGGCCCCGGCCTGCTCGCGCACCGCTCCCCCGCGGCGTGGGCGGCGACGGTCACCAAGCCCGGGTTCGTCAAGTTCGCCTGGCAGCCGCACCACGACGACTGGCTTTTCGCCCTCAGCGGCGCGACGCCGATGTTCCTGCCGTCGACCGCGCTCTCCGTACGCGAGCGCCACACCGCGACGTGGACGAAGGTCCGTGACGGCTTCGACGGCAGCGTCGGCGTGCTGAAGTTCGACACCGGGTACGCGGGCTTCGCGACCCTGCCGACCGGCGCCGCCGTGTACGCGAGCACGGGCGTGGCGGACGGCGAAGGCGTCGTGTCCGTCTACAACCTCGACATGCCCGGCATGCCCGGTCTGGACGGCGGCCGTACTTACCGCGCCGCCGAAGGCACCGTGACCGTCCCGGTCGCGAAGGCGCCTCCCGCGGGCGGCCGGGTCGACAACCTCGTGTTCCCGGCCGTGACCGCCCGGTACGTCCGGATGCTCGGTGTGCAGCCGGATCCGGCCTACGGCTATTCGTTGTGGGCGTTCGAGGTCCGCGACGGCGCGGCCGGTGCCGACCTCGCGCGGGCCGGGACCGCGTCAGCGTCGTCCGCCGCGCCGGGCAAAGAGGCGAAGTTCACCACCGACGGCGACGCGGCGACGCGCTGGGCGGTGTCGACGGCCGACCGGCCGCGCGCGGACAGCTGGCTCGCGGTGGACCTCGGCGCGCCGCACGCGTTCGACCGCGTCAGGCTCAGCTGGGAGGCTGCGGCGGGGCGAAAGTACAGCGTGGAGACTTCGGCCGACGGCGTCACGTGGGCTCCGGCGGCGACCTACCCGAAGCCCGCGCTCAGCACCACGGGCGGCTGGCTGGACGTCGACGGCCGGGCCGGCTTCGTCGTCACCGGCGCCGGGCGGCCGATCACCGTGTCCGGCGACCGGGTCGTGCTCGCGGACGGGCCGGTCGCGCCGATGCTGGTGGAGTGCTACCCGGACCCGCGCGGTCTCGCCGACACCGCCCGCCGGGCGCGGCCAGCGAGCAGCGCACCGTCCGTGCGTGCGTCCGTTGTGGACGGTCACCTGGTGCTGCTCAACCTCGCCGGCGCTGCGGCGACAGCGGTGGTCTCGCTGCCGCAGACCGGCGGGACCGTCGCGCTGTACCGGGGCGAGCAGGTGGTGACGCCTCGCGGATCCGACCTGACGGTTGCGCTGGCCCCCGCGGAAGGACGGATCGAGCCCGCGTGGTTCACCCTGCGTGGCACCTTCGGCCGCGCGGTACCGCCCCGGCTGCGAGCGACGGTGTCCCACGCGGCCGAGCTGAAGCTCACCGCTCCGGCCGGCGCGCCGGTGCTGCTGACCGTCGAGCCGGCGGGGGAACCCGCGCGCTCGGTCATGGTCCCCGGTGGCCGCACGGTCACCGTCGCCGCGCGGCAGACCCGCCCGTACCCGCTGGACGACCTGGCGCTCGGCGCCGTCACCTTCCCGGCGGAGCCGCTGCCGCAAGGGATGTCGTCCCCCGGAGCCGCCGTCGACGACAACCCGGCGACCGCGTGGCGTCCCGGGTCTGACGGCCGGATGGTGGTCGACCTCGGCTCCGTCGTGACGGTCGCCGCCGCCGAGCTGGCGTGGGCACCGGGCCGGATTCCTGCCGCCGCGGTGGAGTACAGCACCGACGGCCGGACTTACACCACGGCGGCCACGCCCGGCCGTGACCGTGGCCGCACGGTTTCGGTGCCGCTGAAGGCACAAGCGCGTTACGTCGCGGTCCGCGTCACCGGCTCGCGAACTGGCGACGCGGGACTGACGCGGCTGAGTGTCCACGGCTGA
- a CDS encoding GTP cyclohydrolase II, protein MTTVAAAEVRTRVRIPLRFDGGPDVFGEGLAVEAEAVTFRGLADGLEHLAFVLGEPGPVPLVRMHSECLTGDVFGSARCDCGPQLRESVARISEAGGYLLYLRQEGRGIGLYNKLDAYALQDDGLDTYAANAALGLPEDARDYTAAAQMLQALGVDRVDLLSNNPDKAAQLTAGGIDVRERVRTGVFATETNVRYLRAKVEHTGHSLALPAGLGHIAS, encoded by the coding sequence ATGACCACGGTGGCAGCGGCGGAGGTGCGTACGCGGGTGCGGATCCCGCTGCGGTTCGACGGTGGCCCGGACGTCTTCGGTGAGGGTCTGGCCGTCGAGGCGGAGGCCGTCACGTTCCGCGGGCTCGCCGACGGGCTGGAGCACCTCGCGTTCGTGCTCGGCGAACCCGGCCCGGTGCCGCTGGTGCGCATGCACTCCGAGTGCCTGACCGGCGACGTCTTCGGCTCGGCCCGCTGCGACTGCGGCCCGCAACTGCGCGAGTCGGTCGCCCGCATCTCCGAGGCCGGCGGCTACCTGCTGTACCTGCGCCAGGAGGGCCGCGGCATCGGCCTCTACAACAAGCTCGACGCGTACGCGCTGCAGGACGACGGCCTCGACACCTACGCGGCCAACGCCGCCCTCGGCCTGCCCGAGGACGCCCGCGACTACACCGCCGCCGCGCAGATGCTGCAGGCCCTCGGCGTCGACCGGGTCGACCTGCTGTCGAACAACCCGGACAAGGCCGCCCAGCTGACCGCGGGCGGCATCGACGTGCGTGAGCGCGTGCGTACCGGGGTGTTCGCGACCGAGACGAATGTGCGGTACTTGCGCGCGAAGGTCGAGCACACGGGGCACAGTCTTGCTTTGCCTGCGGGGCTTGGGCATATCGCCAGCTGA
- a CDS encoding flavin reductase family protein has product MNTTFPAHTAIEPGILYFGTPVVLISTSNEDGSPNLAPMSSAFWLGWRGMLGLGARSKTTVNLRRTRECVLNLPSDALAAAVDRLALTTGSDPVPPGKLKRGYFHVADKFGRAGLTPVPSETVAPPRVAECPVAMEAVLEAVHPFADEDEAQRGGVVGLEVRVQRVFVHEDIRVPGTADRIDPDRWRPLIMSFQQLYGLGPQVHESTLARISERLYRGPDIDRARSASV; this is encoded by the coding sequence GTGAACACCACTTTTCCCGCCCACACGGCCATCGAGCCGGGCATCCTGTACTTCGGCACGCCGGTGGTGCTGATCTCCACGTCCAATGAGGACGGTTCACCGAACCTGGCGCCGATGTCGTCGGCGTTCTGGCTGGGCTGGCGCGGCATGCTGGGGCTCGGCGCGCGCTCGAAGACGACCGTGAACCTGCGGCGCACCCGCGAATGCGTGCTGAACCTGCCGTCCGACGCGCTGGCCGCGGCGGTGGACCGGCTCGCGCTGACCACGGGGTCCGACCCGGTGCCGCCGGGCAAGCTGAAGCGCGGCTACTTCCACGTCGCGGACAAGTTCGGGCGCGCGGGCCTCACTCCGGTCCCGTCCGAGACGGTGGCGCCGCCGCGCGTCGCCGAGTGCCCGGTCGCCATGGAGGCCGTGCTGGAGGCGGTTCATCCGTTCGCCGACGAGGACGAGGCCCAGCGCGGCGGCGTGGTCGGCCTGGAGGTCCGCGTCCAGCGCGTCTTCGTGCACGAGGACATCCGCGTCCCCGGCACGGCCGACCGCATCGACCCCGACCGCTGGCGCCCGCTGATCATGAGCTTCCAGCAGCTGTACGGCCTGGGCCCGCAGGTCCACGAGTCGACGCTGGCCCGGATCTCGGAGCGCCTCTACCGCGGCCCGGACATCGACCGGGCCCGGTCGGCGTCCGTGTAA
- a CDS encoding DUF3040 domain-containing protein, with the protein MLSHHDRSELEKIERWFEASDPELVAALRDGRPARSRRLVTVLLVSLDVAAVALLVAGIATTSPALTLCALLAAAGGVTAHLVRRHNRF; encoded by the coding sequence ATGCTCAGTCACCATGATCGCAGCGAGCTGGAGAAGATCGAGCGCTGGTTCGAGGCCAGCGACCCGGAGCTGGTGGCCGCGCTGCGGGACGGCCGGCCCGCCCGGTCCCGCCGGCTGGTCACCGTGCTGCTGGTCTCGCTCGACGTGGCGGCCGTCGCGCTGCTCGTCGCCGGCATCGCGACCACCAGCCCCGCGCTCACGCTGTGCGCGCTGCTCGCCGCGGCGGGCGGGGTGACCGCGCACCTCGTCCGGCGGCACAATCGGTTCTGA
- a CDS encoding serine/threonine-protein kinase encodes MQGDQLIAERYRLLGRAGTGGMGVVWRARDERLDRVVALKQARLSDAVSGRTLRREARLAAGLQHPNVVTFYDVVAEGDELWIVMEYVPSRSLAEILAAEGALPVRTVAEIGVQLADALAAVHDRGIVHRDVKPGNVLITEQGLAKLTDFGISRSVRTDETITDSPLIGGTPGYLAPEVAQGHPPTAASDIFSLGATLFSAVEGSPPFGGGNEYATIRQAAEGPVPEPRNAGGLAPALTGLMRFAPAERPTAAAARDLLAGSLDGLPAAPPHRRRHSARRRRLMVSGAVLAAVVVVVAAFLVFVRDPAEPAAQGPPAVPVKPAVLGIGANPAGADPCRLVDAAPLKTFGDAAVDPDYGNFDRCDVIIQRGQDSDGEARQADVKVELLDPPGDGAPAGQRTRSGPFAVFGDPAQDGDCTRLVQLQDQYLVRVDVSDDQGDNLDVCKAADLAVASATKVLTTAGVPARTTPYPAASLAQLNACTLLDQAALSSTAGVTAPVRVQPGFGNWGCDWDSDATTRAVTVMFDRDQPPGPKSGQLVDVAGHDVYTLTDDFAPKTCQALLVYRQYTDAAGEAAVEQIKVVVHGDPPSDRLCTPATALAGDVVAKLPKP; translated from the coding sequence GTGCAGGGTGACCAGCTGATCGCTGAGCGTTATCGGTTGCTGGGCCGGGCCGGCACCGGGGGCATGGGTGTGGTCTGGCGGGCGCGGGACGAGCGCCTCGACCGCGTGGTGGCGCTCAAGCAGGCCCGTCTTTCCGACGCGGTGAGCGGCCGCACGCTGCGTCGCGAGGCCCGGCTCGCCGCCGGGCTGCAGCACCCGAACGTGGTCACCTTCTACGACGTCGTCGCCGAGGGCGACGAGCTGTGGATCGTGATGGAGTACGTGCCCTCGCGCAGCCTCGCCGAAATCCTCGCGGCCGAAGGCGCCTTGCCGGTACGCACCGTGGCCGAGATCGGCGTGCAGCTCGCCGACGCGCTCGCGGCGGTGCACGACCGCGGCATCGTGCACCGTGATGTCAAGCCCGGCAACGTGCTGATCACCGAGCAGGGCCTGGCGAAGCTCACCGACTTCGGCATCTCGCGCTCGGTCCGCACCGACGAGACGATCACCGACTCGCCGCTCATCGGCGGCACTCCCGGCTACCTCGCGCCGGAAGTCGCGCAGGGCCATCCGCCGACCGCCGCCTCCGACATCTTTTCCTTGGGCGCCACGCTTTTCTCCGCGGTCGAGGGCTCGCCCCCGTTCGGCGGGGGCAACGAGTACGCGACCATCCGGCAGGCCGCCGAGGGCCCGGTCCCGGAGCCCCGCAACGCCGGCGGCCTGGCCCCGGCGCTGACCGGCCTGATGCGGTTCGCGCCCGCCGAGCGCCCCACCGCGGCCGCGGCGCGCGACCTGCTGGCCGGCAGTCTCGACGGTCTTCCGGCCGCGCCGCCGCACCGTCGCCGGCACAGTGCGCGGCGCCGTCGGCTCATGGTCAGCGGGGCGGTGCTGGCCGCCGTGGTGGTGGTCGTGGCCGCGTTCCTGGTGTTCGTGCGCGACCCGGCCGAGCCGGCCGCGCAGGGCCCGCCCGCCGTCCCGGTGAAGCCGGCGGTGCTGGGCATCGGCGCGAACCCGGCCGGGGCCGACCCGTGCCGCCTGGTCGACGCGGCGCCGCTGAAGACGTTCGGCGACGCCGCGGTCGACCCGGACTACGGCAACTTCGACCGCTGCGACGTGATCATCCAGCGCGGCCAGGACAGCGACGGCGAGGCCAGGCAGGCCGACGTCAAGGTGGAGCTGCTGGACCCGCCCGGCGACGGCGCGCCCGCCGGGCAGCGCACCCGCTCGGGCCCGTTCGCTGTGTTCGGCGACCCCGCGCAGGACGGTGACTGCACCCGGCTGGTGCAGCTGCAGGACCAGTACCTGGTGCGCGTCGACGTCAGCGACGACCAGGGCGACAACCTCGACGTCTGCAAGGCGGCCGACCTCGCCGTCGCCTCGGCCACGAAGGTGCTCACCACCGCGGGCGTGCCGGCGCGCACGACGCCGTACCCGGCGGCTTCGCTCGCCCAGCTCAACGCGTGCACGCTGCTGGACCAGGCCGCGCTCTCGAGCACCGCGGGGGTCACGGCGCCGGTGCGGGTGCAGCCCGGGTTCGGCAACTGGGGCTGTGACTGGGACAGCGACGCGACCACTCGCGCGGTCACCGTGATGTTCGACCGGGACCAGCCGCCCGGGCCGAAGTCGGGCCAGCTGGTCGACGTCGCGGGGCACGACGTCTACACCCTGACCGACGACTTCGCGCCCAAGACCTGCCAGGCTCTGCTGGTGTACCGGCAGTACACCGACGCCGCGGGGGAGGCGGCCGTCGAGCAGATCAAGGTCGTGGTGCACGGCGACCCGCCGTCGGACCGGCTCTGCACCCCCGCCACGGCACTGGCCGGCGACGTCGTCGCGAAGCTGCCGAAGCCGTGA
- a CDS encoding MarR family winged helix-turn-helix transcriptional regulator yields the protein MAEPRWLTERQLQTWQAFLAVSSQLNRRVEQQLRDDAGLSHPQYEVLARLAAAGGALRMTDLAGAALTSKSGLSYQVGQLEKAGLVGRRSCESDDRGVIAFLTEHGWSELRAAAAGHAGLVGELLVDALSPDQFAAFSAALETLATHLNQGARKTTV from the coding sequence ATGGCCGAACCCCGATGGCTCACCGAGCGCCAGCTGCAGACCTGGCAGGCCTTCCTGGCGGTGAGCTCGCAGCTCAACCGGCGCGTCGAACAGCAGCTGCGGGACGACGCGGGTCTTTCGCACCCACAGTACGAAGTTCTGGCCCGCCTCGCCGCCGCCGGCGGCGCGCTGCGGATGACCGACCTCGCGGGCGCGGCGCTGACGTCGAAGAGCGGGCTGAGCTATCAGGTCGGCCAGCTGGAGAAGGCGGGCCTGGTCGGCCGCCGCTCGTGCGAGTCCGACGACCGCGGCGTGATCGCCTTCCTCACCGAACACGGCTGGTCGGAGCTGCGGGCCGCCGCCGCGGGCCACGCCGGGCTGGTCGGCGAACTGCTCGTCGACGCGCTGAGCCCGGACCAGTTCGCCGCCTTCAGCGCGGCACTGGAGACCCTCGCGACGCACCTGAACCAAGGGGCGCGGAAAACCACTGTGTGA
- a CDS encoding FHA domain-containing protein encodes MRAKGAEPLGADHGSLAYGVPSAAPGTVFALAVTGGVRMPPRDGRKVLFGRNREDVHVCVGEDDRKVSRHQGFLLCRGDAWWMHNTGRLPIRLPGSRLLFPEEEPVPLPEGYTAVFVRGSSDREHLLELYVAGADGRRPESRPQDVTEPPRMWRLSPEERLALVSLAQRYLLQQPYPQPMAWRQVAEQLAELEPSAGWTSKRVEHLVVAVRARLARAGVAGLTREEVGEPVGNSLNDNLVKELLLSTSLVPPDLVLLDVAEDG; translated from the coding sequence ATGCGCGCCAAGGGCGCCGAGCCGCTGGGCGCCGACCACGGCAGCCTCGCCTACGGGGTGCCCTCGGCGGCGCCCGGCACGGTGTTCGCCCTCGCCGTCACCGGCGGCGTCCGGATGCCGCCGCGCGACGGCCGGAAAGTCCTTTTCGGACGCAACCGCGAGGACGTGCACGTGTGCGTCGGCGAGGACGACCGGAAAGTCAGCCGTCACCAGGGTTTCCTGCTGTGCCGCGGCGACGCGTGGTGGATGCACAACACCGGCCGGCTGCCGATCCGGCTGCCCGGCTCGCGCCTGCTCTTCCCCGAGGAGGAGCCGGTGCCGTTGCCGGAGGGCTACACCGCGGTGTTCGTCCGCGGCTCGTCCGACCGCGAGCACCTGCTGGAGCTGTACGTCGCGGGCGCGGACGGGCGACGGCCGGAGTCACGGCCCCAGGACGTCACGGAGCCCCCGCGGATGTGGCGGCTCAGCCCGGAAGAGCGGCTGGCGCTGGTGTCGCTGGCGCAGCGGTACCTGCTGCAGCAGCCCTACCCGCAGCCCATGGCGTGGCGGCAGGTCGCCGAGCAGCTCGCGGAACTCGAACCGTCCGCCGGCTGGACTTCGAAGCGCGTGGAGCACCTCGTGGTCGCGGTCCGCGCGCGGTTGGCGCGCGCGGGCGTCGCGGGCCTGACGCGTGAAGAAGTCGGTGAGCCGGTGGGCAATTCCCTCAACGACAACCTCGTGAAAGAGCTGCTGCTGTCGACCTCGCTCGTGCCGCCGGACCTGGTGCTGCTGGACGTGGCCGAGGACGGCTGA
- a CDS encoding sulfite exporter TauE/SafE family protein, with translation MDAGELALLVLAGAGAGLTGATAGLASLVSYPALLAAGLPPLAANMTNTVAMLGTTVGAAAGARPELKGQGRRLLPLCLITTAGGGCGSLVLLLTPSGAFTKVVPWLIGGASLVLMAGPRLRRLAEHAEHRGIGPVTGVAAFLVGVYGGYFGAAAGVLMLALLTTVWSQPLARTNAAKNIATGTANLIAAVIFCFTGDVVWPAALALCVGSVAGSWLGSVIVRYLPATPLRIAIGIGGLALAVVLGRAAFAG, from the coding sequence ATGGACGCGGGCGAACTCGCCCTGTTGGTGCTGGCCGGGGCAGGCGCGGGGCTCACCGGCGCGACGGCGGGGCTGGCCTCGCTCGTGTCGTACCCCGCGCTGCTGGCGGCCGGGCTGCCGCCGCTGGCCGCGAACATGACCAACACCGTCGCGATGCTCGGCACCACGGTCGGTGCGGCGGCCGGCGCGCGGCCGGAGCTGAAGGGCCAGGGCCGGCGGCTGCTGCCGTTGTGCCTGATCACCACGGCCGGCGGCGGCTGCGGGAGCCTGGTGCTGCTGCTGACCCCGTCCGGCGCGTTCACGAAGGTGGTGCCCTGGCTGATCGGGGGCGCGTCGCTGGTGCTGATGGCCGGGCCGCGGCTGCGCCGGCTGGCCGAACACGCGGAGCACCGGGGGATCGGCCCGGTGACGGGTGTCGCCGCGTTCCTGGTCGGCGTCTACGGCGGTTACTTCGGCGCGGCGGCGGGCGTGCTGATGCTCGCGTTGCTCACCACGGTCTGGAGCCAGCCACTGGCCCGCACGAACGCCGCGAAGAACATCGCCACCGGCACCGCGAACCTGATCGCCGCGGTCATCTTCTGCTTCACCGGCGACGTCGTCTGGCCCGCCGCGCTCGCGTTGTGCGTGGGCTCGGTGGCGGGCTCGTGGCTGGGCTCGGTGATCGTGCGGTACCTGCCCGCGACCCCGTTGCGGATCGCGATCGGGATCGGCGGGCTGGCGCTCGCGGTGGTGCTCGGCCGGGCCGCGTTCGCGGGCTGA
- a CDS encoding DIP1984 family protein — protein sequence MSGEMKLAEALALRSDATKRVEQLRTRIVANARYQEGETPAEDAAELLADAGSTLDELESLIRRINRTNSATPLGSGTMTDALARRDVLRLRHSVLTAAADAAAGRAQGVGRQLRSELRYLAALPVAELRERADRVAVELRQVDVDIQRTNWEADLLD from the coding sequence ATGAGTGGGGAGATGAAGCTCGCGGAGGCGCTCGCGCTGCGCTCCGACGCCACGAAGCGGGTCGAGCAGCTGCGCACGCGCATCGTCGCGAACGCGCGTTACCAGGAGGGCGAGACGCCGGCCGAGGACGCGGCGGAGCTGCTGGCCGACGCCGGCTCCACATTGGACGAACTGGAGTCGCTGATCCGCCGGATCAACCGCACCAACTCGGCCACGCCGCTGGGCTCCGGCACGATGACCGACGCCCTCGCCCGCCGCGACGTGCTCCGCCTGCGGCACAGCGTGCTCACCGCGGCCGCCGACGCCGCGGCCGGGCGTGCTCAGGGCGTCGGCCGGCAGCTGCGTTCGGAGCTGCGGTACCTGGCCGCCCTGCCGGTCGCCGAGCTGCGCGAGCGGGCCGACCGCGTGGCCGTGGAGCTGCGCCAGGTGGACGTGGACATCCAGCGCACCAACTGGGAGGCCGACCTCCTGGACTGA
- a CDS encoding FHA domain-containing protein: MRTLPAGHPSLAHGFPSPAGTLVVLGPAGGVLVPPSAPVPVTFGRNTAEVSVPVGEDDRRVSRRHGVLEHDRDRWWVRATGKVPLRLPESRLLFTGAAPVPLPAGYLPLYVHGSRGREHVLEVRVADGSPVVPPAAAGVLRARERLAFAVLGQSFLRWEAHPRPLPLLRAADQLLRLDPAGAWSAAAVGVVVEQVRARFQPGSADGPLLEALLAAAVLVPPDLALLGGSSGDSGVDWTQATTGR; encoded by the coding sequence GTGCGCACACTGCCCGCCGGGCACCCCAGTCTGGCGCACGGGTTCCCGTCGCCGGCCGGGACGCTGGTGGTGCTCGGGCCGGCCGGGGGAGTGCTGGTGCCGCCCTCGGCGCCGGTGCCGGTGACGTTCGGGCGCAACACGGCCGAGGTCTCGGTGCCGGTGGGGGAGGACGACCGGCGCGTCAGCCGTCGTCACGGCGTGCTCGAGCACGATCGCGACCGCTGGTGGGTGCGGGCCACGGGCAAGGTACCGCTGCGGCTGCCGGAGTCGCGGCTGTTGTTCACCGGCGCCGCCCCCGTGCCGCTCCCGGCGGGTTACCTGCCGTTGTACGTGCATGGCTCGCGGGGGCGCGAGCACGTGCTGGAGGTCCGTGTCGCCGACGGGAGCCCGGTCGTGCCGCCCGCGGCCGCAGGGGTGCTGCGGGCGCGCGAACGGCTCGCTTTCGCCGTGCTGGGCCAGAGTTTCCTGCGCTGGGAGGCCCATCCGCGCCCACTGCCGCTGCTGCGCGCGGCGGACCAGCTGCTGCGCCTGGACCCGGCGGGTGCCTGGAGCGCGGCGGCGGTGGGGGTGGTCGTGGAGCAGGTGCGTGCCCGCTTCCAGCCGGGCTCCGCGGACGGGCCGCTGCTCGAAGCCCTGCTCGCCGCGGCGGTGCTGGTGCCGCCGGACCTGGCGCTGCTGGGCGGGTCCTCGGGGGACAGCGGTGTCGATTGGACTCAGGCGACGACCGGCCGGTGA